TTTGGACCAATTTCCTGTGTGCATAGTTGTAGATTCTGCAAATGAGAAAACATTTACTCAAATTATTCGGATAGAGCAGAAGGATATTGCAGAAATAGAGTTTGAGTACAAATTTTAATTTAGAGTGCTTATTCTTTCCACATACAATTCATCTTTGACACACACTACGGTAAGCAAGTGCAAATATGGTCTGTTTTGCAAATGCTTATCCTGCTCATAATACCTCAAAATCTGCGCTCGCGCTTCGGCTTTGACCTTGTCAAGCTCCCCCTCCTGACCTTTCTTTAAGTACTTTAACTCTATCACAAACTCATGATGCTCATATACATTACTTGACTTCCTCAACAACATCAAATCAGGATAACCCTGCCTTACCTCCCGCTCACTGACCACCTCAAAAATGTCCGCTAACATCAAATAAGCTATCAACACCATCTTAATCTGCTTCTCACTAAACTCAATAAAGTCCCTGTTAGAAAGCCCCTCCAATACCTCACCTATTAACCTAAAAAACTCCTCATACGAACCACTCCTTGCCATCTCCTCTATCGCCTTGTCTATCTTGCGAACTTTACTCTTTACCCCTGCTTCCCGCGTAAGCACATACCCATAATACTGCCAATACAACTTCTCTATCACTCGGTTAGGTATCCTGAACTTTATCCTACCTGTAACATCTACCCCCTCTATGGTCAAGTTCCCTAAATACGCCAAAAAGTTAATCAACTCCTCTGAACCAAAATCATGGCTAAAACTAAACTGTGAAATCAGCGGCGCCGTAACATAGCCCTTTTCTAATACCTCTCTCAACACTTGCTTATTCTCTTCAAAATTGACAACTTCAAACATCTGTCTAAGCTTGTGATAGTCAGGTGCAATGTTGGTATCTAACAAATTATCAGGAGCTTTTTGAGTAGTACTAAATGCTTTTAAGTAGTACAGAACCATATCCGAGTTGTAGATGCTTTCTCTGGAATGTATGCTGAACTTGTAGCCAT
This window of the Bacteroidia bacterium genome carries:
- a CDS encoding ATP-binding protein, producing MTKVYFPYGVSNFEILVKDDYVFVDKTTFIEKLEYTKERNVAFLRPRKFGKSLWLSILEYYYDTNQSHKFQQLFGKYYIGKNPTPLHNQYRILKFDFSGIDTETKEKAKRGFSVSVQSSLNNFQIRYSILTKEASEHIFNAADAEQKIKYFFDYYPNDKPIYLLFDEYDHFTNDILYRSVEEFIDSVSKQGYVRKFYEVIKAATQQGVVDRVFITGVSPLTLDALTSGFNILTDLTHSPEFDTMLGFTENEVKELVRLTLQDPSREDEVLQEMREWYNGYKFSIHSRESIYNSDMVLYYLKAFSTTQKAPDNLLDTNIAPDYHKLRQMFEVVNFEENKQVLREVLEKGYVTAPLISQFSFSHDFGSEELINFLAYLGNLTIEGVDVTGRIKFRIPNRVIEKLYWQYYGYVLTREAGVKSKVRKIDKAIEEMARSGSYEEFFRLIGEVLEGLSNRDFIEFSEKQIKMVLIAYLMLADIFEVVSEREVRQGYPDLMLLRKSSNVYEHHEFVIELKYLKKGQEGELDKVKAEARAQILRYYEQDKHLQNRPYLHLLTVVCVKDELYVERISTLN